A window from Corynebacterium accolens encodes these proteins:
- a CDS encoding glycosyltransferase family 4 protein: protein MKILLLCWRDSTHPQGGGSERYLERVGEYLAAQGHEVVFRTSKHMNAARREVRDGVRYSRGGAKFGVYPRAWAAIAAGRLGLGDLRGIDVVIDTQNGIPFFARLIYGAPTVLLTHHCHREQWPVAGPVLGRLGWFLESRVAPRVYRDSTYVTVSQASREDLEALGIDGARIIANGLDPIPAHVPSLEREADKHLVTLSRLVPHKQIEHAMDTVARTPGAVLDVIGSGWWESNLRDYAEKLGVTDRVRFRGQVTEDYKHALLARADAHLMPSHKEGWGLAVMEAAQHGVPTVGYAFGLRDSVIDGETGILVEEEGDFVAATQELLENAELRRRLGTNAREFAARFSWDKTGAAFAQLLQGLVAGRSSTGR, encoded by the coding sequence ATGAAAATTCTTTTACTATGCTGGCGCGATTCCACCCACCCGCAGGGCGGTGGCTCCGAGCGTTACCTCGAACGCGTGGGGGAGTACCTAGCGGCGCAGGGCCACGAGGTGGTCTTTCGCACCTCTAAGCACATGAATGCGGCGCGCCGGGAGGTCCGTGATGGCGTGCGCTATAGCCGCGGCGGTGCCAAGTTTGGCGTGTACCCGCGCGCGTGGGCGGCCATCGCGGCCGGGAGATTGGGCTTGGGGGATCTGCGCGGTATTGACGTGGTCATCGATACCCAAAACGGCATTCCCTTCTTCGCGCGGTTGATTTACGGCGCGCCGACGGTGCTTCTTACCCACCATTGCCACCGCGAGCAATGGCCCGTGGCCGGTCCGGTGCTCGGGCGGCTGGGCTGGTTCTTGGAATCGCGCGTGGCACCGCGGGTATATCGGGATTCGACCTACGTCACGGTCTCGCAGGCCTCGCGCGAGGATTTGGAGGCGCTCGGCATTGACGGCGCGCGGATCATCGCCAATGGCCTAGACCCCATTCCGGCGCACGTGCCTTCCCTCGAGCGCGAGGCGGATAAGCACCTGGTGACACTCTCGCGGCTAGTCCCACACAAGCAGATCGAGCACGCCATGGATACGGTGGCGCGCACGCCGGGCGCGGTTTTGGATGTGATTGGCTCGGGCTGGTGGGAGTCGAACCTGCGCGATTATGCCGAAAAGCTCGGCGTGACGGATCGCGTGCGTTTTCGCGGCCAGGTGACGGAAGACTATAAGCACGCCTTGCTCGCGCGTGCCGATGCCCACCTCATGCCCTCCCACAAAGAGGGTTGGGGCCTTGCCGTCATGGAGGCCGCCCAACATGGGGTTCCCACGGTAGGTTATGCGTTTGGCCTGCGCGATAGCGTAATCGATGGCGAGACCGGGATCCTTGTAGAAGAAGAGGGCGATTTCGTGGCGGCCACCCAAGAGTTATTGGAGAACGCAGAGCTGCGCCGGCGCCTAGGGACTAATGCCCGGGAGTTTGCCGCGCGCTTTTCGTGGGACAAGACCGGCGCTGCCTTTGCGCAATTGCTCCAAGGCTTAGTAGCGGGGCGGTCATCCACAGGGCGGTAA
- a CDS encoding class I SAM-dependent methyltransferase, with the protein MKHTRDMATLSRSWALLRSFRFEQTRPDIFYGGLAEDTARLVENLGRDLGVPLADALVLDVGGGPGYFAAAFADRGASYVGLEPDAGEMSAANIHLSNSVRGDGTRLPFADDSFDVVYSSNVAEHIPCPWDMGKEMLRVTRPGGLCIMSYTVWLGPFGGHEXGLXEHYVGGAXARXRYXRRNGHPPKNVFGTSLFNVPCSAGLTWAESTGALKLAFPRYHPSWAWWLTKVPGLREFAVSNLTLVLQPD; encoded by the coding sequence ATGAAACACACCCGCGACATGGCCACGCTCTCCCGCTCCTGGGCGCTGCTGCGCTCTTTCCGCTTCGAGCAAACCCGCCCCGATATTTTCTACGGCGGCCTGGCAGAAGATACGGCCAGGCTGGTGGAAAACTTGGGCCGCGATTTGGGCGTGCCGCTTGCCGATGCCCTCGTGCTCGACGTAGGCGGCGGCCCCGGCTATTTTGCCGCCGCCTTCGCGGACCGCGGCGCGTCCTACGTTGGCCTTGAGCCCGATGCCGGGGAAATGTCGGCGGCCAATATCCACCTCAGCAATTCCGTGCGCGGCGATGGCACGCGCCTGCCCTTCGCGGACGATTCCTTCGATGTGGTCTATTCCTCTAACGTCGCCGAACATATCCCCTGCCCGTGGGATATGGGTAAAGAAATGTTGCGCGTTACCCGCCCCGGCGGCCTGTGCATCATGAGCTATACCGTCTGGCTCGGCCCCTTCGGCGGCCACGAAMCCGGGCTGKGGGAGCACTACGTCGGCGGTGCATYCGCCCGCGMCCGCTATMCCCGCCGCAATGGGCACCCGCCCAAGAATGTCTTTGGCACCTCACTATTTAATGTCCCCTGCTCCGCAGGCCTCACCTGGGCCGAGTCCACCGGCGCGCTAAAGCTCGCCTTTCCGCGCTACCATCCCAGCTGGGCGTGGTGGCTGACTAAGGTTCCTGGCCTGCGCGAATTCGCCGTGTCCAACCTGACGTTGGTACTGCAGCCGGACTAG
- a CDS encoding CPBP family intramembrane glutamic endopeptidase, with the protein MPDQLQRSQLSPTVRAAHLGWAVASVVATFAGAALIGIACGLITKSGSWVAFGIAVGGAFFGLGTVWYGFSRRLGWSWRDAGFVKAEHSLWHLLWWIPLAILGSGAATGAVNALLGSEPAGNNLSAGLKISPAATIMVVLSTALVIPLVEEVAFRRVLLDWLQNSMPTWAAALITVAVFALAHGIPAVMLYIAFFGTFLVLARLWFKTLTAPLCIHIANNTVVAITALAGLSG; encoded by the coding sequence ATGCCGGACCAACTACAGCGCTCACAGCTCTCCCCCACCGTTCGCGCAGCTCACCTGGGGTGGGCCGTGGCCAGCGTCGTCGCCACATTTGCCGGTGCGGCACTCATTGGCATCGCCTGTGGCCTCATTACAAAGAGCGGTTCCTGGGTCGCCTTTGGCATCGCCGTCGGCGGTGCCTTCTTCGGCTTGGGAACGGTCTGGTACGGATTTTCCCGCCGCTTGGGCTGGTCGTGGCGCGATGCCGGGTTTGTGAAAGCCGAGCATTCCTTATGGCACCTGCTGTGGTGGATTCCCCTCGCCATCCTGGGCTCTGGTGCGGCCACGGGTGCCGTCAATGCACTCCTGGGCAGCGAACCAGCCGGCAATAACCTTTCCGCCGGACTAAAGATCAGCCCCGCCGCCACCATCATGGTGGTACTCAGCACCGCGCTTGTCATTCCCCTCGTAGAAGAGGTGGCCTTTCGCCGCGTCCTATTGGATTGGCTGCAAAATTCCATGCCCACCTGGGCAGCAGCGCTTATCACCGTCGCTGTCTTCGCCCTCGCACACGGCATCCCCGCAGTAATGCTCTACATCGCATTCTTTGGCACCTTTTTGGTGCTAGCACGCCTCTGGTTCAAGACACTTACCGCTCCCCTGTGCATTCACATTGCAAATAACACGGTCGTAGCAATCACGGCCCTAGCGGGACTATCGGGCTAA
- a CDS encoding phosphoenolpyruvate carboxykinase (GTP) — translation MTATIQGLVGELPTDNQELIDWINESIELFQPDEVAFVDGSQEEADRLAAELVDKGTLIKLNEEKRPNSYLARSNPADVARVESRTFICTSKEKDAGPTNNWAPPKAMKEEMTEAFRGSMKGRTMYVVPFCMGPISDPEPKLGVQLTDSAYVVLSMRIMTRMGAEALDKIGTDGDFVHALHSVGAPLQPGEEDVAWPCNDNKYITQFPETKEIWSYGSGYGGNAILAKKCYALRIASVMAKEEGWMAEHMLILKLTNPEGKNYHVAAAFPSQCGKTNLAMITPTIPGWKAEVVGDDIAWLHLREDGLYAVNPENGFFGVAPGTNYDSNPIAMDTMKPGNTLFTNVALTDDGDVWWEDMTEEAPEHLISWTGEDWTPASSTKAAHPNSRYCVPISQCPTAAPEYDDWKGVKIDAILFGGRRKTTVPLVTQSFDWNHGTMIGALLSSGQTAAAEGEVGALRHDPMAMLPFMGYNAGDYLQHWIDMGKKGGDRMPEVFLVNWFRRGDDGRFLWPGFGENSRVLKWIIDRIEGNVEAEDTVVGRTARAEDIDLEGLDFDIDDVRAALDVDPKEWQGDMQDNAEYLNFLGSRVPEEVWNQFRALKKRVEDAAS, via the coding sequence ATGACCGCCACCATTCAGGGCCTCGTTGGAGAGCTGCCTACAGACAATCAAGAACTGATCGATTGGATTAATGAAAGCATTGAGCTTTTCCAGCCGGACGAGGTGGCTTTTGTGGATGGCTCACAGGAAGAGGCTGACCGCCTCGCCGCAGAGCTGGTCGATAAAGGCACCCTCATCAAGCTCAATGAGGAAAAGCGCCCGAATTCCTACTTGGCGCGGTCCAACCCTGCGGACGTTGCCCGCGTGGAATCCCGCACCTTCATCTGCACCTCGAAGGAAAAAGATGCGGGCCCAACCAATAACTGGGCACCGCCAAAGGCCATGAAGGAAGAAATGACGGAGGCCTTCCGTGGATCCATGAAGGGCCGGACCATGTACGTCGTTCCTTTCTGCATGGGCCCGATTAGCGATCCAGAGCCCAAGCTTGGCGTGCAGCTGACCGATTCCGCTTATGTGGTCTTGTCCATGCGCATCATGACCCGCATGGGCGCAGAAGCACTGGACAAGATCGGTACGGACGGCGATTTCGTCCACGCCCTCCACTCCGTCGGCGCCCCGCTGCAGCCAGGCGAAGAGGACGTTGCTTGGCCATGCAACGACAATAAGTACATCACCCAGTTCCCAGAGACCAAGGAGATTTGGTCCTACGGTTCCGGCTACGGCGGCAACGCCATCCTGGCCAAGAAGTGCTACGCGCTGCGCATCGCGTCCGTCATGGCCAAGGAAGAAGGCTGGATGGCTGAGCACATGCTCATCCTGAAGCTGACGAACCCTGAAGGAAAGAACTACCACGTCGCCGCCGCATTCCCATCCCAGTGCGGTAAGACCAACCTGGCCATGATCACCCCCACCATTCCGGGCTGGAAGGCCGAGGTCGTGGGCGATGACATCGCCTGGCTGCACCTGCGCGAGGACGGCCTTTACGCTGTGAACCCGGAAAACGGATTCTTCGGCGTTGCCCCTGGCACCAACTACGACTCCAACCCGATCGCCATGGATACCATGAAGCCGGGCAATACCTTGTTCACCAACGTTGCGCTTACCGATGACGGCGACGTCTGGTGGGAGGATATGACCGAGGAGGCACCAGAACACCTCATCTCTTGGACCGGTGAGGACTGGACGCCGGCATCGTCCACCAAGGCCGCCCACCCGAACTCCCGCTACTGCGTACCGATTTCCCAGTGCCCCACCGCCGCGCCGGAATACGACGACTGGAAGGGCGTCAAAATCGATGCCATCCTCTTCGGCGGCCGCCGCAAGACCACGGTTCCGCTGGTCACCCAGTCCTTCGACTGGAACCACGGCACCATGATCGGTGCACTGCTGTCCTCCGGCCAGACCGCAGCGGCAGAGGGCGAAGTAGGCGCGCTGCGCCACGACCCGATGGCCATGCTGCCGTTCATGGGCTACAACGCCGGTGACTACCTGCAGCACTGGATTGACATGGGTAAAAAGGGCGGCGACCGCATGCCAGAGGTCTTCCTGGTTAACTGGTTCCGCCGCGGCGACGACGGCCGCTTCCTGTGGCCAGGCTTTGGCGAGAACTCCCGCGTTCTTAAGTGGATCATCGACCGCATCGAAGGCAACGTGGAGGCCGAGGACACGGTGGTCGGCCGTACTGCCCGCGCCGAGGACATCGACTTGGAAGGCCTTGACTTCGATATCGACGACGTTCGCGCCGCCCTTGACGTTGACCCGAAGGAATGGCAAGGCGATATGCAAGACAACGCCGAGTACCTGAACTTCTTGGGCTCCCGCGTGCCTGAGGAAGTGTGGAACCAATTCCGCGCCCTGAAGAAGCGCGTGGAGGACGCCGCTTCCTAA
- the trmB gene encoding tRNA (guanosine(46)-N7)-methyltransferase TrmB: MNSTDNSQNXPAGEMPPGRPPQTDFNAVFDNDLDYPRLGNVTFRRGKLTDNQHQLFEQRWPELGRVLSDELIDVDEWFGRTGAKTIVEIGSGTGTSTAAMAPLEQDTNIIAVELYKPGLAKLMGQVEREGIDNIRMIRGDGVEVMVRMIAPESLDGIRVFFPDPWPKARHHKRRIIQSGTLNLFASRLKKGGVLHVATDHAGYAEWIDELVHVEPSLEYKGWPWPDCPQLVDRQIITKFEGKGLDKEHIITEYLWEKK; the protein is encoded by the coding sequence ATGAATAGCACGGATAATTCTCAAAACMCCCCTGCCGGAGAAATGCCGCCGGGCCGCCCGCCGCAAACGGACTTCAATGCGGTCTTTGATAATGACCTGGACTACCCGCGCCTGGGCAATGTCACCTTCCGCCGCGGCAAGCTCACGGATAACCAGCACCAGCTTTTTGAGCAACGCTGGCCCGAGCTGGGCCGCGTCTTAAGCGATGAGCTTATCGATGTCGATGAGTGGTTCGGCCGCACCGGCGCCAAGACCATCGTGGAAATCGGCTCCGGCACCGGTACCTCCACCGCGGCCATGGCGCCGCTGGAGCAAGACACCAATATCATCGCGGTAGAGCTCTATAAGCCCGGTTTGGCCAAGCTCATGGGGCAGGTGGAGCGCGAGGGCATCGATAATATCCGCATGATCCGTGGTGATGGCGTGGAGGTCATGGTGCGTATGATTGCCCCGGAATCCCTCGACGGCATCCGCGTCTTCTTCCCGGACCCCTGGCCCAAGGCGCGCCACCACAAGCGCCGCATCATCCAATCTGGCACGCTCAACCTCTTTGCCTCCCGGTTGAAGAAGGGTGGCGTCCTGCACGTTGCGACCGATCACGCCGGTTATGCCGAATGGATAGATGAGCTCGTACACGTCGAGCCCAGCCTGGAGTACAAGGGCTGGCCGTGGCCGGATTGCCCGCAATTGGTGGATCGCCAGATCATCACCAAGTTTGAGGGCAAGGGCCTAGATAAAGAACACATCATTACTGAATACCTGTGGGAGAAGAAGTAA
- a CDS encoding NYN domain-containing protein, producing the protein MSTYLLVWDAPNMDMGLGSLLGGRPTAAHRPRFDAIGRWLVYRAVDVDADPQAAVFTNVSPGGADVIRPWVEAIRNVGFGVFAKPKIHEDDDVDPDMIDHIEKLRDDLAGVVVASADGQNFQPLLEELIDEGLPVTVLGFHEHASWAVGHPEIEFVDLEDIDGVFREPLPRVNLDNLPEGGAWLQPFRPLAALLNNS; encoded by the coding sequence ATGAGCACCTATCTACTGGTGTGGGACGCACCCAATATGGATATGGGGCTCGGCTCGCTGCTCGGCGGGCGCCCCACCGCGGCGCACCGCCCGCGTTTTGATGCCATCGGCCGGTGGCTGGTCTACCGCGCGGTGGATGTCGATGCGGATCCGCAGGCCGCAGTATTTACCAATGTCTCCCCCGGCGGCGCCGATGTGATTCGCCCGTGGGTGGAGGCCATCCGCAACGTGGGCTTTGGTGTCTTTGCCAAGCCGAAGATCCACGAGGATGATGACGTGGATCCGGATATGATCGACCACATTGAAAAACTGCGCGATGATCTCGCCGGCGTCGTGGTGGCCTCTGCCGATGGTCAGAACTTTCAGCCCTTGTTAGAAGAGCTCATTGATGAGGGCCTGCCTGTTACCGTCCTGGGTTTCCACGAACATGCCTCTTGGGCCGTGGGCCACCCCGAGATCGAGTTCGTTGACTTAGAAGATATTGACGGCGTCTTTCGCGAGCCGCTGCCGCGCGTCAACCTGGATAACCTGCCTGAAGGTGGTGCATGGCTCCAGCCATTCCGCCCGCTGGCTGCGCTACTGAATAATAGCTAG
- a CDS encoding MMPL family transporter, giving the protein MFEKWGRFSYAHRKVIPIVILGAILALFVGFGTQLEERMSQEGWEDPNAASTSAAQIEQETFGRDNSGDVILLFSSPDENFDAAKEHLAQLKEEYPDQIDSVTSYFDSKNPNLVNDDHSLAFAAIGLKGDDEQTLKDFRAIEGALTDTSAPVKVAGATAVADALDEGMAEDIARAEKAALPLVGLLLLVVFGSVVAAFMPLIVGGLSILGSLGILAVLAGFLQVNVFAQAVVTLLGLGLAIDYGLFMVSRFREELDKGSSTKDAVATTTATAGQTVVFSAAMVAVALSGLFLFPQAFLKSVAYGSISAVGLAALLSVTVLPALFGMLGPKIDLWSVRRTSRTARTIQDTWWYKLPRWAMRRAKGLTLAICGLLIALALPIMSITFGGINETYLPPNHDTRVAQDTFNDEFPAFRTEPVKLVVEGATNEQLVDVVMQVRGLDGLTEPMGPSTATKDGTTVLSAGIKDREDYAQIVHELEDVKAPEGVNLYVGGTPAMEVESLDALFHKLPWMALYVVLATFILMALVFGSFVLPIKAIVMTLLTLGATLGILTLMFVIGVGSGALNFSPGPLMSPILVLIIAIIYGLSTDYEVFLVSRMVEARRRGDSTDEAIATGTAHTGGIITAAALIMIVVAGAFGFSDIVMMKYIAYGMIFALLIDXTIVRMLLVPAVMHLLREDNWWAPSWLHHLTTRLSGSTTRRGKTIPFSELKRRLEGDK; this is encoded by the coding sequence ATGTTTGAAAAATGGGGACGATTTTCCTACGCGCACCGTAAGGTCATTCCCATCGTCATCCTCGGTGCCATCCTTGCCCTCTTCGTAGGCTTTGGAACCCAGCTCGAGGAACGCATGAGCCAGGAGGGCTGGGAGGACCCGAATGCGGCATCGACAAGCGCGGCGCAAATCGAACAAGAAACGTTCGGCCGCGATAATTCCGGCGACGTGATTTTGCTCTTTAGCTCGCCCGATGAGAACTTCGATGCCGCCAAGGAGCACTTGGCGCAGCTCAAAGAGGAGTACCCGGACCAGATTGACTCTGTCACCAGCTATTTCGATAGCAAGAATCCCAACCTGGTCAATGATGATCACTCGCTGGCCTTTGCTGCCATTGGGCTCAAGGGCGATGATGAACAAACCCTGAAGGATTTCCGCGCCATCGAGGGCGCGCTGACGGATACCTCCGCGCCGGTCAAGGTTGCCGGCGCCACGGCCGTGGCGGACGCCCTCGATGAAGGCATGGCAGAAGATATTGCGCGCGCGGAAAAGGCCGCGCTCCCGCTCGTTGGCCTGCTGCTTCTGGTGGTCTTTGGTTCCGTAGTGGCGGCGTTCATGCCGCTTATCGTCGGTGGCCTATCCATCCTGGGCTCGCTGGGCATTTTGGCCGTCCTGGCCGGTTTCCTGCAGGTCAACGTCTTTGCCCAGGCAGTGGTCACGCTGCTGGGGCTGGGCTTGGCCATCGATTACGGCCTATTTATGGTCTCCCGCTTCCGTGAGGAACTGGATAAGGGAAGTTCCACCAAGGATGCCGTGGCCACCACCACCGCCACCGCCGGGCAGACCGTGGTCTTTTCCGCGGCGATGGTCGCCGTCGCGCTCTCTGGGCTCTTCCTCTTCCCCCAGGCCTTCTTGAAGTCCGTTGCCTATGGCTCGATTTCCGCCGTCGGCCTGGCGGCCCTTTTGTCCGTCACCGTTTTGCCGGCCCTGTTTGGCATGCTCGGGCCCAAGATCGACCTGTGGTCGGTACGCCGCACCTCCCGCACGGCCCGCACCATTCAGGACACCTGGTGGTACAAGCTGCCGCGCTGGGCCATGCGCCGCGCCAAGGGCCTGACCCTGGCCATCTGTGGCCTGCTCATTGCGCTCGCACTGCCGATCATGAGCATCACCTTCGGCGGCATCAACGAAACCTACCTGCCGCCCAACCACGACACTCGCGTGGCGCAGGATACCTTCAACGACGAGTTCCCTGCCTTCCGCACCGAGCCGGTCAAGCTCGTGGTGGAAGGCGCCACCAACGAGCAGCTTGTCGATGTCGTCATGCAAGTCCGCGGCCTCGACGGCCTTACCGAGCCCATGGGTCCATCGACCGCCACCAAGGACGGGACTACTGTCCTTTCGGCTGGCATTAAGGACCGCGAGGACTACGCACAAATCGTCCACGAACTCGAGGACGTCAAAGCGCCCGAGGGCGTCAACCTGTATGTCGGCGGCACGCCAGCCATGGAGGTCGAGTCGCTCGATGCCCTCTTCCACAAGCTGCCGTGGATGGCGCTGTACGTCGTACTCGCCACCTTCATCCTCATGGCATTAGTCTTTGGCTCTTTCGTGCTGCCGATTAAGGCCATTGTCATGACGCTGTTGACCCTGGGCGCCACCCTGGGCATCCTCACGCTCATGTTCGTCATCGGCGTGGGCTCTGGCGCGCTGAACTTCTCGCCCGGCCCGCTGATGAGCCCCATTCTGGTGCTGATCATCGCCATCATTTATGGACTGTCCACCGACTACGAGGTCTTTTTGGTCTCCCGCATGGTGGAGGCGCGGCGGCGCGGCGATTCCACGGATGAGGCCATCGCCACAGGCACCGCGCATACCGGCGGCATCATCACAGCGGCGGCCCTGATTATGATCGTGGTGGCGGGCGCGTTCGGCTTCTCCGATATCGTGATGATGAAATACATCGCGTACGGCATGATTTTTGCGCTGCTTATCGATSCCACCATTGTCCGCATGCTCCTCGTACCCGCCGTTATGCACCTGCTGCGCGAGGATAACTGGTGGGCGCCTAGCTGGTTGCACCACTTGACCACTAGGCTTTCTGGTAGTACCACCCGCCGTGGGAAGACCATTCCCTTCAGTGAGTTAAAGCGGCGCCTTGAAGGAGATAAATAA
- a CDS encoding lysylphosphatidylglycerol synthase transmembrane domain-containing protein, translated as MKNWLQVIASLVILAILIYVFRDELDFLSEGFSRLSHAEPGPVTLVVVASILSVVAMGEVMRLLIRAGGVEVEATETAALTFASNSWSTTMPAGPAFSAILTFHVQRTWGASVVLCGWFFVLSSAISTLWLVLIGLGGVLFLNADMALWSLIGTLAAMLALSGGLFWLSNHPETLERWVKKQRLIKGSKREALLEHVESLKEVXLXRRQFAWASFYSLTNRLIDMVALWGCVWAVTGQMPTTDSADNTTTIAGVALAYLTAKLAGSAQVTPAGLGTVEAAIIATLVATGMTAVDATSTAIIYRLISFAFITAIGWVIYFWHYARKGITYAALSRKEKEKETV; from the coding sequence TTGAAAAATTGGCTGCAAGTTATCGCCTCGCTCGTCATCCTGGCCATCCTCATCTATGTCTTCCGCGATGAGCTGGACTTTTTAAGCGAAGGCTTCTCCCGGCTCTCCCACGCCGAACCAGGGCCGGTAACGCTCGTGGTCGTTGCCTCCATCCTCTCCGTCGTGGCCATGGGTGAGGTCATGCGCCTGCTCATCCGCGCCGGTGGCGTGGAGGTGGAGGCCACGGAAACCGCCGCGCTTACCTTTGCATCCAATTCGTGGTCCACCACCATGCCCGCAGGCCCCGCCTTTTCTGCCATTTTGACCTTCCACGTGCAGCGCACCTGGGGCGCCTCGGTGGTCCTGTGCGGCTGGTTCTTCGTGCTGTCATCGGCCATTTCCACCCTGTGGCTGGTGCTTATTGGGCTCGGCGGCGTGCTCTTCCTCAATGCCGATATGGCCCTGTGGTCCCTCATCGGCACATTGGCAGCGATGCTGGCGCTCTCCGGCGGGCTCTTCTGGCTAAGCAACCACCCCGAAACGCTCGAGCGCTGGGTAAAAAAGCAGCGGCTGATAAAGGGTTCCAAGCGCGAAGCACTGCTCGAGCACGTAGAGAGCCTCAAGGAAGTGCMCCTCMCCCGCCGGCAATTCGCCTGGGCGTCGTTCTACTCCTTGACCAACCGGCTCATTGACATGGTCGCGCTCTGGGGCTGCGTCTGGGCTGTGACCGGCCAGATGCCAACGACCGATTCGGCCGATAACACCACCACCATCGCCGGCGTCGCGCTGGCTTATCTCACCGCCAAGCTGGCCGGCTCCGCCCAGGTCACTCCGGCGGGTCTCGGCACGGTGGAAGCGGCGATCATCGCCACGCTCGTGGCCACGGGCATGACCGCAGTCGATGCCACCAGCACGGCGATCATCTACCGCCTTATCTCTTTTGCCTTCATCACCGCTATTGGCTGGGTCATTTACTTCTGGCACTATGCCCGCAAGGGCATTACCTACGCCGCGCTATCCCGTAAAGAAAAAGAAAAGGAAACCGTATGA
- a CDS encoding DUF3054 domain-containing protein has protein sequence MTSTRIAPLIDIIALMIFAIAARLAHGGLSFSSWVDAFWPWAVGALIGWAIILATKVQGKWKEGVVVWLSAIIGGMALWIMVNDRLPHWSFLIVATVMSALFFFGWRLFARK, from the coding sequence ATGACTTCCACGCGTATCGCTCCGCTCATTGACATCATCGCCTTGATGATTTTCGCCATCGCCGCCCGCCTCGCCCACGGCGGATTGAGCTTTTCCAGCTGGGTCGATGCCTTCTGGCCTTGGGCGGTAGGCGCGCTCATCGGCTGGGCCATCATCCTCGCCACAAAGGTCCAGGGCAAGTGGAAAGAGGGCGTTGTAGTCTGGCTGTCTGCCATCATCGGCGGCATGGCCCTGTGGATCATGGTCAATGACCGCCTGCCACATTGGAGCTTCCTCATCGTTGCGACCGTGATGTCCGCCCTGTTCTTCTTTGGCTGGCGGCTATTTGCCCGTAAATAA
- the lipS1 gene encoding triacylglycerol lipase LipS1: protein MKAATRNYLALVASGVLITAASPVAGAIDSVESAPPIEENSELPESSFIDEALKSSGPAEDSQEAASMAEEASKLPPLSSGLLGSGDHIGDQYTAFYHDPVDLDSSEPGQLFRSESVRNPKNPLGISNVGPYKADRILYSSTNRSGEKIQVSGMVIEPKAEWGGEGPRPVVAFAPGTQGLADRCAASRKIADGVGDYEQFYFHQYLKKGYAVVLTDYEGLGTPGMHTYMDRASQGHTVLDSIRAAQQLDGWDINESNPVFINGYSQGGGAAAAAAELYDDYAPELNIKLATIGAAPTDLTLLPSALDGSLYFLFEAYALLGLSNSYGEDLYSHLNDRGTRKLQDATNTCTMGLLKTADTTVERISNDGRNVQDFIDSEPFKSILAEQHIGYDAPAIPVVITHGRGDDVIPFSTAEKLVDEWTERGTDVTFIPNNAHTHPTGTIPHIIESVKAIDATLQHEKGSQ, encoded by the coding sequence GTGAAAGCTGCAACCCGTAACTATCTAGCGCTTGTGGCCTCAGGGGTTCTCATCACTGCCGCTTCCCCTGTCGCCGGCGCTATCGATTCTGTCGAATCGGCTCCACCGATTGAAGAGAATTCAGAGCTTCCAGAATCCTCTTTTATTGACGAGGCACTTAAAAGCTCAGGACCCGCTGAAGATTCACAAGAGGCGGCATCAATGGCCGAAGAAGCCTCCAAACTCCCTCCCCTTTCATCAGGGCTGTTGGGTTCAGGTGACCATATTGGAGACCAATACACTGCTTTCTATCATGATCCGGTAGACCTCGATTCCTCGGAGCCAGGACAGCTCTTCCGATCAGAATCTGTGCGCAACCCCAAAAATCCACTTGGCATCAGCAACGTCGGCCCCTATAAGGCAGACCGCATACTCTATTCTTCCACCAACCGTTCTGGAGAAAAGATCCAAGTAAGCGGGATGGTCATTGAGCCCAAGGCCGAGTGGGGCGGAGAAGGCCCACGCCCTGTCGTAGCATTTGCGCCGGGAACCCAAGGTTTAGCGGACCGCTGTGCCGCATCTCGTAAAATTGCAGACGGGGTAGGAGACTACGAGCAGTTCTATTTCCATCAGTACCTTAAGAAGGGCTATGCCGTAGTACTCACCGACTACGAGGGCCTTGGCACCCCTGGCATGCACACGTACATGGATCGTGCGTCCCAAGGCCATACGGTCCTCGATAGCATTCGAGCTGCGCAGCAACTGGATGGCTGGGACATTAACGAATCCAACCCAGTATTCATCAATGGCTATTCCCAAGGCGGAGGAGCCGCTGCCGCTGCCGCCGAGCTATATGACGACTATGCTCCGGAGCTCAACATCAAGCTTGCGACTATTGGTGCTGCCCCAACAGATCTAACGTTGTTGCCTTCTGCCCTCGATGGATCATTGTATTTCCTCTTCGAGGCGTATGCCCTTTTGGGACTAAGCAACTCCTATGGCGAGGATCTGTACTCGCATCTCAATGACAGGGGCACACGAAAGCTACAGGATGCGACGAATACCTGCACCATGGGGCTTCTTAAAACCGCCGACACTACCGTGGAGCGGATCAGCAACGATGGCAGGAACGTGCAGGACTTTATTGACAGCGAGCCTTTCAAATCGATACTGGCAGAGCAGCATATTGGCTACGATGCACCCGCTATTCCAGTCGTCATCACGCATGGCCGCGGTGACGACGTTATTCCGTTTTCTACCGCTGAAAAGCTCGTCGATGAATGGACTGAGCGCGGCACCGATGTCACTTTCATCCCCAATAACGCCCACACTCACCCGACCGGTACCATCCCGCACATCATCGAATCAGTAAAAGCGATCGACGCCACCCTACAGCACGAGAAGGGAAGCCAGTAA